From one Rhodopirellula islandica genomic stretch:
- a CDS encoding DMT family transporter, producing MTTETTAADLTPTSDWVPVRFSWGVMLAIVGTFLFALKSIFIKLAFAAGADATLLLAIRMVLAVPFYVVVFATLLRRRSSADAESASPALPVSIVIRSLLLGFLGYYLASYLDLSGLEFISAQLERLTLFTYPAMVAALAWMFLGEQVNGKILAAIGLSYLGVWLMYGQERSFTPHANTGWGVCLVFGAALSYSLYVLFAKPVMQKIGSREFTSLAMIGSTFFVVIHFLCTHSFSDFFDAQPIVYVYGLVLAFVCTVIPSFMINEAILQIGATRTTVIGSVGPVLTMLLAVMVLEEPSSWQHFAGMAIAIVGVSLVAKK from the coding sequence GTGACCACGGAAACCACCGCCGCTGATTTGACACCCACCTCCGATTGGGTCCCCGTGCGATTTTCATGGGGAGTGATGTTGGCCATCGTGGGGACATTTCTGTTTGCACTGAAGTCGATCTTCATCAAGTTGGCGTTTGCCGCGGGGGCTGACGCAACACTCTTGTTGGCCATTCGCATGGTGTTGGCCGTTCCCTTTTATGTGGTCGTGTTCGCCACGCTCTTGAGGAGGAGATCATCGGCAGACGCCGAATCTGCTTCGCCCGCCCTTCCCGTTTCGATTGTGATTCGGTCATTGTTGCTTGGTTTTTTGGGCTACTACCTCGCGTCGTACTTGGATTTGTCGGGGTTGGAATTCATTTCAGCCCAGTTAGAACGGCTGACGTTGTTCACCTACCCGGCCATGGTCGCGGCTTTGGCATGGATGTTTCTTGGCGAGCAAGTCAACGGAAAGATTCTGGCGGCGATCGGGTTGTCGTACCTGGGCGTGTGGTTGATGTATGGCCAGGAGCGTTCGTTCACACCTCACGCCAATACAGGTTGGGGGGTGTGCTTGGTGTTTGGTGCGGCGCTGAGTTATTCACTGTACGTGTTGTTCGCCAAACCGGTGATGCAGAAGATTGGCAGTCGAGAATTCACCAGCCTGGCGATGATTGGATCGACGTTTTTCGTCGTGATTCATTTTCTCTGCACGCATTCGTTCAGCGATTTTTTTGATGCCCAGCCAATTGTCTACGTGTATGGATTGGTGCTTGCCTTTGTTTGCACCGTGATCCCAAGCTTCATGATCAACGAGGCAATCTTGCAGATCGGAGCGACCCGAACCACCGTCATCGGTTCGGTCGGCCCTGTGCTAACGATGTTATTGGCGGTCATGGTTCTCGAGGAGCCATCTTCCTGGCAGCACTTCGCCGGCATGGCGATCGCGATTGTCGGCGTCAGCTTGGTCGCCAAAAAATGA
- the rnc gene encoding ribonuclease III translates to MSPSSPKSSRDPSRESLSPSALETKLANSNEFSPSSDEAEDQAIRLVDASDDEPYADAFAKIQRCQEILGYDFQDLDLLRSALTHASGASNRLASNERLEFLGDSVLGLTVCEWLFNEYPEYSEGDLTKIKSAVVSRRSCGKAACKLGLDQCLIVGRGVTRNRSYPKSLVSDVFEAVIAALYIDGGPEIVRNRLKDWLADEVNLAVDTQGSGNHKSVLQQYAQRELSATPVYRLIRETGPDHRKMFLMGAMVDDRSFAPAWGNNKKDAEQRAAANALAELHGNSVPYDSDQPPV, encoded by the coding sequence GTGTCACCCTCGTCACCGAAATCTTCTCGTGATCCATCACGAGAATCGCTGTCGCCATCGGCGTTGGAAACGAAACTGGCGAACTCCAACGAGTTCTCTCCCTCCTCGGATGAAGCTGAGGATCAGGCCATTCGATTGGTGGACGCTTCTGACGACGAACCGTACGCCGATGCCTTCGCAAAGATTCAGCGTTGCCAGGAGATTCTGGGCTACGACTTTCAAGACCTGGATCTGCTGCGGTCGGCTTTGACCCACGCTTCTGGGGCATCCAATCGATTGGCCAGCAATGAGCGTCTGGAGTTTCTCGGTGACTCGGTTCTCGGGCTGACCGTTTGCGAATGGTTGTTCAACGAATACCCCGAATACAGCGAAGGCGATTTGACGAAGATTAAATCCGCTGTCGTCAGTCGTCGTTCGTGTGGCAAAGCCGCCTGCAAACTTGGGCTGGATCAATGCCTGATCGTTGGCCGTGGTGTGACCCGAAATCGAAGCTACCCCAAGTCACTGGTTAGCGACGTCTTCGAGGCTGTCATTGCAGCCTTGTACATTGATGGTGGGCCTGAGATCGTGCGCAACCGATTGAAGGATTGGTTGGCCGATGAAGTCAACTTGGCCGTTGACACGCAAGGGTCCGGGAATCACAAATCTGTTTTGCAGCAATACGCTCAGCGGGAATTGTCCGCGACGCCTGTCTACAGACTGATTCGCGAGACGGGACCGGACCATCGCAAGATGTTCTTGATGGGCGCGATGGTGGACGATCGCAGTTTCGCTCCCGCGTGGGGCAACAACAAAAAAGACGCCGAGCAGCGTGCCGCTGCCAACGCGTTGGCTGAGTTGCACGGCAATTCAGTGCCGTACGACAGCGATCAACCACCGGTTTAG
- a CDS encoding M28 family peptidase encodes MMTRRHTIGTPGNRASLAFYRLGIALLGFGMAMHSLNAEELTPKSVAKSEGTRSPAASAESLAKDLRYLTSEELAGRSAVGPEILKAADYIAERYREIGLETRLYGDSPMQPVEMATGSQPTSSADNRLRWSSPGTEPTAIELENQFMPLAIGTTQGDVEAHIVWVGYGIRAADLGYDDYAAFQLASGEQPSEKNGSVEGKIVMMLRKEPGFADPNSPFDGVKNTRHAFFDTKVSTAIDQGAVGVLLVNDPVSTERMVQAIHQRYRAEEKRLQALTTQLNALPAEATNLRTALTKQLDRVNEMLGNREQEVAQAKWGMLGVAEAGMRPLQGNEKVTDPQTGKSSRRPAIPVASISREAADHLLKQMASLPSTNEDDDSRALFAKGLTAVEEAIDADYKPKVIASTGLRGRLQVGLTKATATSPNVLGVLEGKGKLADETIVIGAHYDHVGMGGMGSLAPGTIEIHNGADDNASGTSTMLAVAERVVDELNRTTDHRRIVFIAFTGEERGLLGSKHYCSQPRFPISNTVAMLNMDMVGRLRDNELTIYGTGTATGFESLVLGLNKGMQQTSRPFKLNLVSTGYGPSDHASFYEAGVPVLFFFTGLHSDYHRPSDDFEKLNLDGMTRITDIVSQAANRVATMDERPPYTQTNKDFQIRHQMKVVLGIQMDPNSNQVAGVMDPSAAKEGGVQVGDQLIKAGDRTIQTVNDLREELRPKSPGDSLRLTIQRDEEEMELMVRLRAR; translated from the coding sequence ATGATGACGCGAAGGCACACGATTGGCACGCCTGGGAACCGAGCCTCGCTCGCTTTTTACCGCTTGGGAATCGCCCTGCTCGGGTTTGGAATGGCGATGCATTCCCTCAACGCAGAAGAGTTGACGCCAAAATCCGTCGCGAAATCAGAGGGCACCCGCTCTCCGGCGGCGTCAGCCGAATCACTGGCAAAGGACCTGAGGTACCTGACCAGCGAAGAACTGGCCGGGCGCAGCGCGGTGGGCCCCGAGATCCTGAAAGCGGCGGATTACATTGCCGAACGATATCGCGAAATCGGATTGGAAACGCGCCTGTACGGCGATTCCCCGATGCAACCGGTGGAGATGGCCACGGGATCGCAACCGACTTCGTCGGCTGACAATCGCCTCCGCTGGTCGTCCCCCGGGACGGAACCGACCGCGATCGAACTGGAAAACCAATTCATGCCGCTGGCAATTGGCACCACCCAAGGCGACGTCGAAGCCCACATTGTTTGGGTGGGATACGGCATCCGCGCAGCAGATCTGGGATACGACGATTACGCGGCTTTCCAACTGGCCAGCGGCGAGCAACCCTCCGAGAAAAACGGTTCCGTCGAAGGCAAAATTGTGATGATGCTTCGCAAAGAGCCTGGTTTCGCGGACCCAAACAGCCCCTTCGATGGCGTGAAGAACACCCGCCATGCCTTCTTTGACACCAAAGTTTCAACCGCGATCGACCAGGGCGCCGTGGGCGTGCTGCTCGTCAACGATCCGGTGAGCACAGAACGCATGGTGCAAGCGATCCACCAACGCTATCGAGCCGAAGAAAAACGTCTCCAAGCGTTAACGACTCAGCTCAACGCGTTGCCTGCCGAAGCCACCAATCTGCGAACGGCATTGACCAAGCAACTTGATCGAGTCAACGAGATGCTGGGCAATCGTGAACAGGAAGTGGCGCAAGCCAAGTGGGGAATGCTCGGTGTCGCCGAAGCCGGGATGCGGCCTCTCCAGGGCAACGAAAAGGTCACCGACCCGCAGACGGGCAAGTCATCTCGCCGTCCCGCCATCCCCGTCGCGTCGATTTCGAGGGAAGCCGCCGATCACTTGCTGAAGCAAATGGCTTCCCTGCCATCGACGAACGAGGACGACGACTCGCGAGCCTTGTTTGCGAAGGGTCTGACCGCGGTCGAAGAGGCCATTGACGCGGACTACAAGCCGAAAGTGATTGCATCCACCGGACTGCGTGGTCGTCTCCAGGTGGGACTGACGAAAGCAACCGCGACCAGCCCCAACGTGTTGGGTGTGCTGGAAGGCAAAGGCAAGCTGGCCGATGAAACCATCGTGATCGGGGCTCACTACGATCACGTTGGAATGGGCGGCATGGGTTCGCTTGCCCCTGGAACGATCGAGATCCACAACGGGGCTGATGACAACGCCTCAGGCACCTCGACGATGCTGGCCGTCGCTGAACGTGTCGTGGATGAACTGAACCGGACGACCGATCACCGACGAATCGTGTTCATCGCCTTCACCGGCGAAGAACGTGGATTGCTGGGCAGCAAGCACTACTGTTCCCAGCCTCGATTCCCGATTTCGAACACGGTCGCGATGCTGAACATGGACATGGTCGGCCGACTTCGCGACAACGAACTGACCATCTACGGGACCGGAACAGCCACGGGCTTCGAATCACTGGTCCTGGGCCTGAACAAAGGCATGCAGCAAACCTCGCGACCGTTCAAACTCAACCTCGTTTCAACCGGATATGGGCCCAGCGATCACGCCTCGTTTTACGAAGCTGGCGTCCCTGTTCTGTTCTTCTTCACCGGATTGCACAGTGACTATCACCGTCCAAGTGATGATTTTGAGAAACTTAACCTGGACGGGATGACCCGCATAACCGATATCGTTTCTCAGGCCGCCAATCGTGTCGCCACGATGGACGAGCGCCCTCCGTACACGCAGACCAACAAAGACTTTCAGATTCGGCATCAGATGAAAGTGGTTCTGGGCATCCAAATGGATCCCAATTCCAACCAAGTCGCCGGAGTGATGGATCCCAGTGCTGCAAAGGAAGGTGGCGTCCAAGTGGGCGATCAGTTGATCAAAGCCGGAGACCGGACCATTCAAACTGTCAACGATCTGCGGGAAGAACTTCGACCGAAGTCACCCGGAGACTCGCTGCGACTGACAATCCAGCGTGATGAAGAAGAGATGGAATTGATGGTGCGACTTCGGGCAAGATGA
- a CDS encoding OmpH family outer membrane protein: MNQTIAFTTQGVADVRTIVLSAIAMAMTTVSVLAPTSASAQDAGHRIAVVDVAYIFKNNEGIKQQVKAVEDNLKSFDTELTAKREELKAAAEKLKTFQPNSPEYTAQEERVASMESKLRLDMARKRKELADREAKIYYDNYKLITSGVQAIAEYHKINLVLRYNSEDMDLAQGESVIRGVMRNIVYHDEQLDMTGAVMSYLDKKLLAVKPGGTPNRQ; this comes from the coding sequence ATGAATCAGACAATCGCATTCACCACGCAAGGAGTAGCGGACGTGCGAACCATCGTTCTTTCGGCCATCGCCATGGCCATGACCACCGTCAGCGTATTGGCACCGACTTCGGCATCCGCCCAAGACGCAGGCCATCGCATCGCCGTTGTGGATGTCGCGTACATCTTCAAAAACAACGAAGGTATCAAACAGCAAGTCAAGGCGGTGGAGGACAATTTGAAGTCCTTCGACACCGAACTGACAGCGAAACGAGAAGAGTTGAAGGCAGCGGCTGAAAAGCTGAAAACCTTCCAACCCAACTCCCCTGAGTACACCGCTCAAGAAGAACGCGTCGCATCCATGGAATCCAAACTTCGTTTGGACATGGCTCGCAAACGCAAAGAGCTCGCCGACCGCGAAGCCAAGATCTACTACGACAACTACAAACTCATCACTTCCGGCGTTCAAGCGATCGCCGAGTACCACAAAATCAACTTGGTTTTGCGTTACAACAGCGAAGACATGGACCTGGCACAAGGCGAGTCGGTCATCCGTGGCGTGATGCGAAACATCGTCTATCACGACGAGCAACTGGACATGACCGGTGCGGTCATGAGCTACCTCGACAAGAAACTGTTGGCTGTCAAGCCTGGCGGAACGCCAAACCGCCAGTGA
- the lpxC gene encoding UDP-3-O-acyl-N-acetylglucosamine deacetylase, which yields MMGIRNEHTIASNCAISGRGYWSGKDVRVTCCPAPAGTGIVLVRSDLPGEPECPANTHFATGVSFRTNLANGPAKFEMVEHLLAAFAGLEIDNCRVEISSEELPGLDGSSLPYVEALQEAGLVIQAAASQPLIIRDSFRTEHGGGYIDVSPTTQGEAAYEYHLDYGPDSAIREQSFRCVPTPHTFARQVASARTFVTADQALQLRQSGVASHVTHQDLLVISDEGPVDNEYRFRNECARHKTLDLIGDLSLAGVTLIGQFSSVRGGHQLNGMVAVRLAELAQQQQRNQRANQTIGLQQRRAA from the coding sequence GTGATGGGGATTCGCAACGAACACACTATCGCCTCGAACTGTGCGATCAGCGGCCGCGGCTACTGGAGCGGCAAGGACGTCCGCGTCACCTGCTGCCCCGCGCCTGCCGGAACCGGAATCGTTCTCGTGCGATCCGATTTGCCTGGCGAACCCGAATGCCCTGCGAACACTCACTTCGCCACGGGCGTTTCGTTCCGAACCAACCTTGCCAACGGTCCGGCCAAATTTGAAATGGTCGAGCACCTGCTGGCCGCCTTCGCAGGCCTGGAAATCGACAACTGCCGTGTCGAAATCAGCTCCGAGGAACTCCCTGGGTTAGACGGAAGCTCCCTGCCCTACGTCGAGGCGTTGCAAGAAGCAGGCCTGGTCATCCAAGCCGCCGCTTCCCAACCCCTGATCATTCGCGACTCATTCCGCACAGAACACGGTGGCGGGTACATCGACGTTTCGCCCACCACGCAAGGCGAAGCCGCTTACGAATACCACCTGGACTACGGCCCCGACAGTGCCATTCGGGAGCAATCCTTCCGCTGCGTTCCCACACCGCACACGTTCGCAAGACAAGTCGCCTCCGCACGCACGTTCGTGACTGCCGATCAAGCCTTGCAACTCCGCCAGTCCGGCGTCGCCTCCCACGTCACCCACCAAGACCTCTTGGTGATCAGCGACGAAGGACCGGTCGACAACGAATATCGATTCCGCAACGAGTGCGCTCGGCACAAAACGCTGGACTTGATCGGTGACCTTTCCTTGGCGGGCGTCACTTTGATAGGACAGTTTTCTTCCGTCCGAGGTGGGCACCAACTCAACGGCATGGTTGCCGTTCGCTTGGCTGAACTTGCTCAGCAACAACAACGGAATCAACGTGCCAATCAAACCATTGGCCTGCAGCAACGGCGAGCCGCATGA
- the lpxA gene encoding acyl-ACP--UDP-N-acetylglucosamine O-acyltransferase, translating to MSASIAQTAVVDPRAQIGEGVQIGHFCVIGPNVKLGDRTRVGDHVTLDGVTSIGCDNQIFPHVSIGTNPQDVSYRNTPTRVEIGDGNVFREQVTINRASEKEDGVTRVGDHNYLMTGTHIAHDCNIGSRIVLANNCMIGGHAHIADDVTIAGGAGVHQFVSIGTLSFVGAMTRILQDVPPFVIVDGADARPRCINTVGLKRHDYTEDDITVLTQAFRLLYRKRIGVEPARDELFATGPIRPVLRHLFDCLDNSCLGRAGRGRDRRKKAA from the coding sequence ATGAGTGCTAGTATCGCTCAAACCGCCGTGGTCGATCCTCGTGCGCAAATTGGCGAAGGTGTCCAAATTGGACACTTCTGTGTCATTGGCCCCAATGTCAAGTTGGGCGACCGCACACGAGTGGGAGATCATGTGACCCTTGATGGTGTCACTTCGATCGGTTGCGACAACCAAATCTTCCCGCACGTTTCGATCGGCACCAACCCGCAAGACGTCAGCTATCGGAACACGCCCACGCGTGTGGAGATCGGCGACGGCAACGTCTTCCGCGAACAAGTCACGATCAACCGCGCCAGCGAAAAAGAAGACGGTGTGACTCGCGTCGGCGATCACAACTACCTGATGACCGGCACCCACATTGCGCACGATTGCAACATCGGTTCGCGAATCGTGCTGGCGAACAACTGCATGATTGGCGGTCACGCCCACATCGCTGACGACGTCACCATTGCAGGCGGAGCCGGCGTGCATCAATTCGTTTCGATCGGAACGCTCAGCTTTGTCGGTGCGATGACTCGCATCCTTCAAGACGTGCCTCCCTTTGTCATCGTCGATGGAGCTGACGCTCGTCCTCGCTGCATCAACACAGTGGGACTGAAACGCCATGACTACACGGAAGATGACATTACTGTGTTGACACAGGCTTTTCGTTTGCTGTATCGGAAACGTATCGGCGTGGAACCCGCTCGCGATGAATTGTTTGCGACAGGTCCGATCCGCCCCGTGTTGCGGCACCTATTTGATTGTTTAGACAACAGTTGCCTTGGTCGTGCCGGCCGAGGCCGAGATAGAAGAAAGAAAGCAGCATGA
- a CDS encoding Gfo/Idh/MocA family oxidoreductase has protein sequence MNRELRVAVIGAGHLGRIHAKLISQVDGARLVAVCDPVQAACQAVADTHGVVAHSDYRDVIEDIDAAIIAAPTDYHAEIASTLIKAGKHLMVEKPLAAESDDARRLALMASTRNVVLQVGHVERFNPAFTSLEDFGVDVKYVEATRASRFPGRCLDVGVVMDLMIHDLDLVLSLTQSAVRSISASGISVVSDHEDIAEARIEFECGMVANLKASRVSPLPARDMTLFSPAGFAQIDFGKPSLATVRASETLTTRQFELNEQTENPLGYADALFSEHLHCEVNELQPRNAILDELHDFVISIESGSSPVVDGSAGARAVKVASSILDAIDERAWYSYAGADERGPLAIPRRRLDQPTRREDTATPGRRAA, from the coding sequence ATGAACCGGGAATTGCGAGTCGCCGTCATCGGTGCAGGTCATCTGGGCCGCATCCACGCGAAATTGATTTCACAAGTCGATGGCGCTCGCCTCGTCGCCGTCTGCGATCCCGTCCAGGCCGCGTGCCAGGCAGTCGCCGACACGCACGGCGTTGTAGCTCACTCTGATTATCGCGATGTCATCGAAGACATCGACGCCGCCATCATCGCGGCCCCCACCGACTATCACGCCGAGATCGCCTCGACGCTGATCAAAGCGGGCAAACACCTGATGGTTGAAAAGCCACTGGCTGCTGAGTCCGACGACGCACGCCGCCTGGCATTGATGGCATCCACACGAAACGTCGTGTTGCAAGTCGGCCATGTCGAACGATTCAACCCAGCGTTCACATCGCTGGAAGACTTTGGTGTCGACGTGAAGTACGTCGAAGCCACACGGGCCTCTCGATTCCCAGGCCGCTGCTTGGACGTCGGCGTCGTGATGGACCTGATGATTCACGACTTGGACCTCGTCCTGTCACTGACTCAGTCCGCCGTCCGATCCATTTCCGCCAGCGGAATTTCGGTTGTCAGCGACCACGAAGACATCGCGGAAGCACGCATCGAATTCGAGTGCGGCATGGTCGCCAACCTCAAGGCTTCTCGCGTCAGCCCACTGCCTGCTCGCGACATGACTCTGTTCAGCCCCGCTGGCTTTGCACAAATCGATTTCGGCAAGCCATCCCTGGCGACCGTTCGCGCCAGCGAAACGCTCACGACTCGACAATTCGAGCTCAACGAACAAACGGAGAACCCCCTGGGTTACGCCGACGCGTTGTTCAGCGAGCACCTGCATTGCGAAGTCAACGAACTGCAACCTCGAAACGCGATCCTGGACGAACTGCATGACTTTGTCATCAGCATCGAAAGCGGATCCTCACCGGTTGTTGACGGTTCCGCCGGGGCTCGCGCCGTGAAGGTTGCCAGCTCCATCTTGGACGCGATCGATGAACGGGCCTGGTATTCGTACGCCGGAGCAGATGAACGGGGCCCCTTGGCGATTCCACGACGACGCTTGGACCAGCCCACCCGACGCGAAGACACAGCGACCCCAGGTCGCCGTGCGGCTTGA
- a CDS encoding phosphoenolpyruvate carboxylase — MVSANILALDVDQLNRDWQWMLSALQTVLQRGGDEKLAELLPVPGCKLDPAKAPADSVQLTQAYSIAFQLLSMAEQGSAAQFRDRIESETGMADLPALWGESLQQLIDQGWTADMIAAELPSMRVELVLTAHPTEAKRATVLAHHRRLFRRFQLRHQEDLPPWRRSENEQAIESVLSILWRTGEIYLDKPDLQSERRNVMDYLTVVFPKALQPLDQRLRQAWREVGLSEKAIADPLALPRLTFGTWVGGDRDGHPLVTPEVTEETLMQLRRGAVELMREELVQLARLTSVSAYWLPPTSDFLTRIAERAHAMGSTGAAAISRNPNEPWRQFINLMLASLPSESTRANGKEQFTYQRSRELLADLRCLHESLVAVDLGDVATSAVAPTMRIAQTFGFHLAVLDIRQNSAKHDTAIEQLLRAAGMADWKFASWDEDKRMAFLNEELASSRPLTHPDASAGEEADAVLGALRVVTEYRSQHGADGLGALIVSMTRKTSDLMAVYLLAREVGLLQRTESGVVCPLPVVPLFETIDDLERSPEIYDGFLQHPITRNSLAAIAQREGATTPVGQVMIGYSDSNKDGGILASLVGLRHAQRKLTQAARSHGVRARFFHGRGGTISRGAGPTHRFIKSLPDHTIGGDMRLTEQGETIAQKYAHEPTAIYNLELFLAGVTRKSLADSRSEEPEHPLEPTLVKLAAWARSTYHELLHSDGFVEFFREATPIDAIEQSRIGSRPARRTGQQTLDDLRAIPWVFSWGQARCYLSGWYGVGTALKKLQTECPDEFAAVKEALRDWAPLHYLISNVATSVTAVDIEVMKQYAMLVENETLREHFVSDIESQWTLACEMVEAVYGGPLETQRPNVQRMIALRSEGLRLLHRQQISLLQRWRSYNKMGEHKQADALLPALLLSVNAIASGLGTTG, encoded by the coding sequence ATGGTATCAGCCAATATTCTCGCCCTTGATGTCGACCAACTGAATCGTGACTGGCAGTGGATGCTGTCCGCGCTGCAGACGGTTCTGCAGCGGGGGGGCGACGAGAAACTGGCAGAGCTGTTGCCGGTCCCGGGTTGCAAGCTCGATCCCGCAAAAGCTCCGGCTGATTCGGTTCAGCTGACTCAGGCGTATTCCATTGCCTTCCAATTGTTGAGCATGGCCGAACAGGGGTCTGCCGCTCAGTTTCGAGACCGCATTGAATCTGAGACCGGCATGGCTGATCTCCCCGCGCTGTGGGGCGAGAGCCTGCAACAACTGATCGACCAGGGATGGACCGCGGACATGATTGCCGCAGAACTTCCATCGATGCGAGTCGAACTCGTGCTGACCGCACACCCCACCGAGGCCAAACGAGCCACGGTGTTGGCTCACCACCGTCGCCTCTTCCGCCGTTTCCAACTTCGACACCAGGAAGACCTTCCCCCATGGCGGCGATCTGAGAACGAGCAAGCGATTGAATCGGTGCTCAGCATCCTGTGGCGAACCGGCGAAATCTACCTCGACAAACCGGACCTGCAATCCGAACGCCGCAATGTGATGGATTACTTGACGGTCGTCTTCCCCAAAGCCTTGCAACCACTTGATCAACGCTTGCGGCAAGCTTGGCGAGAGGTCGGACTGAGCGAAAAGGCCATCGCAGATCCCTTGGCGTTGCCGCGATTGACGTTCGGAACCTGGGTGGGCGGCGACCGCGACGGGCACCCATTGGTCACGCCTGAAGTCACCGAAGAAACGCTGATGCAGCTTCGCCGTGGTGCGGTCGAACTGATGCGAGAGGAGCTGGTTCAACTGGCGCGTTTGACCAGCGTGTCGGCCTATTGGTTGCCGCCGACCAGTGATTTCCTCACCCGCATTGCAGAACGAGCCCATGCGATGGGCAGCACCGGAGCCGCCGCAATTTCGCGGAACCCCAATGAACCTTGGCGTCAGTTCATCAACCTGATGCTAGCCAGTTTGCCATCCGAGTCGACGAGGGCAAACGGCAAGGAACAATTCACGTACCAACGTTCACGCGAATTGCTGGCGGATCTCCGTTGCCTGCACGAAAGCTTGGTGGCGGTCGATCTGGGCGATGTGGCGACCAGTGCTGTGGCTCCCACAATGCGAATCGCTCAAACGTTTGGTTTCCACTTGGCAGTGCTGGACATCCGGCAAAACAGCGCCAAACACGACACCGCGATCGAACAACTTCTGCGAGCCGCTGGCATGGCAGACTGGAAATTTGCCAGCTGGGATGAAGACAAACGGATGGCTTTCCTGAACGAGGAACTAGCCAGTTCGCGACCACTGACGCACCCTGATGCATCCGCTGGCGAAGAAGCCGATGCGGTGCTCGGAGCGCTGCGCGTGGTGACCGAGTATCGCTCGCAACATGGTGCCGATGGACTGGGAGCGCTGATCGTCAGCATGACCCGCAAGACATCGGATTTGATGGCGGTCTACTTGCTCGCTCGCGAAGTCGGGTTGTTGCAACGGACCGAATCGGGAGTGGTTTGCCCGCTGCCGGTGGTCCCGTTGTTCGAAACGATCGATGACCTCGAACGCTCGCCGGAGATCTACGACGGATTCCTTCAACACCCGATCACGCGAAACAGCTTGGCTGCGATTGCCCAACGAGAAGGGGCGACGACTCCGGTCGGACAAGTCATGATTGGGTACAGCGATAGCAACAAGGATGGCGGGATTCTGGCCAGCCTCGTGGGGCTGCGTCACGCTCAGCGAAAACTGACTCAGGCGGCTCGTTCCCACGGCGTTCGCGCCCGATTCTTTCATGGCCGCGGCGGCACGATCAGCCGCGGTGCCGGGCCAACGCACCGGTTCATCAAGAGTCTTCCCGATCACACGATCGGCGGTGACATGCGGCTCACAGAACAGGGCGAGACGATCGCTCAAAAGTACGCTCACGAACCGACCGCGATCTACAACCTGGAGCTGTTCCTCGCGGGAGTCACGCGAAAATCGTTGGCCGATTCGCGATCCGAGGAACCTGAACATCCGCTGGAACCGACGCTGGTGAAACTGGCCGCCTGGGCTCGATCGACCTACCACGAATTGCTTCACAGCGACGGCTTCGTCGAGTTCTTTCGCGAAGCCACGCCGATCGATGCAATTGAACAAAGCCGCATCGGATCGCGTCCGGCCCGTCGAACCGGCCAGCAAACGCTGGATGACTTGCGAGCCATCCCGTGGGTGTTCAGTTGGGGTCAAGCCCGTTGCTACCTGTCAGGTTGGTACGGCGTCGGGACCGCTCTGAAAAAGTTGCAAACCGAATGCCCCGATGAGTTCGCGGCCGTCAAAGAAGCACTCCGCGACTGGGCGCCACTCCACTACTTGATCAGCAACGTGGCGACCAGCGTGACAGCGGTCGACATTGAAGTGATGAAGCAATACGCGATGCTGGTTGAAAACGAAACACTGCGAGAACACTTTGTCAGCGACATCGAATCGCAATGGACGCTGGCTTGCGAGATGGTCGAAGCAGTTTATGGTGGACCGCTGGAAACCCAGCGTCCCAACGTGCAACGCATGATCGCACTGCGAAGCGAGGGTCTGCGTTTGCTGCACCGCCAACAGATCTCCCTGCTGCAGCGCTGGCGTAGTTACAACAAGATGGGCGAGCACAAACAAGCCGATGCATTGCTCCCCGCCTTGCTGTTGAGCGTCAATGCGATCGCGTCAGGATTGGGAACGACCGGCTAA